The DNA segment TTTGTTGTGATGATGCTGGACTTGATAACAACCCAAGCCAAATCACCATAACTAAAGCCCCAGCAAACAACCATCGACGAAACATTTCTTCTACTCCTTTGGGAAGTAGATTTATAAAATAATTATTTCCTCAACTTCCCTATTTCATTGGTATTCTTTATCGGTCAGGTTCTAAATTGACAAATAACTGTTGCCAATCAACAGCCTCAGCAACATTCGTCCCTTCCTTGACCTCAAACGTTACATTACATCTCTTTTGTTGTAGCGCTTGTATACACAATTCTGCTACATCCTCTCGGCTGATTTTGCCGCGAATGTTATCACCTTGCTCGAAAATTAATGCCTTGCCTCCTGCTTCTTCAGTTAAGGCACAAGGTCTGATAATAGTGTAAGGAATGCCACTTGCTCTTAAACTATCTTCTCCTTTTAACTTCCATGTCAAAATTCCTCCTAATTGTTCATTTAATCTAACGGCTGGAGGTTCTTCATCTAAATTAATTCCTGGCCTACCAGGACGGGTTACACCTGCGGAACTTACAAGCACGAATTTTGGTGTATTTGCTCCACCATAAGCTTTGATAAATTCCATCTGTAGAGCAAAAACACCTGCTGAGAATTTAGGATTTAAAGCACCATCATATTCAAATTTACTTAACATTAGTTGGAAGGAACTAACTCTGCTGCTGTCAATAGGTGGCGCATCCTGGACAGTTTTTGCCCGAAACACCGGAACTAATTCTGCAAAGGGAATCCGGATATTAATCCACGTATTCTCTACAGTATCAAAAGAATAGCTATACCCTAGACCGTCCCATTTAGTCTCCGTTCGTAGGAATATTTTGTAACGTTGACCGTCACCTTTCACTCGCAACTCTACACCTTCGTAACCAGATAAATTGAATGGTGGTTCAAAGTTTCTTGTCCTGACCGATGCAAACCCTCCAGAATTTGCGGTAGAGACATTACCAGCAAATAAAGCAGTATTTTCTACTAATTGAATATTACTGGCACTTACCCCTCCCATGACAACATCATCCAGCGCACCCCAGATATTTTTTAACTCTGTTGAGGGATGGGTAAAATCAAATATGAGTTTTTCATTAGTTGCAGGCAAATAATTTGCGGCTGCTGTGACTAAATTTTTAACTCCTTGATATTCGACATTTTCCGGGGTATCACCAACAATTTCTGGTTGATAAAATTTCACACCTTGATAATATTTAGCTCTATCTGCGGTGTCTCCCTCCACTGGTTGGACGCGTACTGCGGTACAACAAATTACAGCTTGGATATTAGCCATCACAATAGGAGTTAATGTTTCTGGTTTAGTAATGTCCGCCACTACTAAATCAACATCATCACCGAGAATTGACCGTGCTTTATCAATGTCTCGTACGAGGGCGCGGACTTTTTCACCGCGTTCTCTCAGTTTCTGTACTACTCGTTTACCAACACCACCAGTTGCACCTGCTACTAGAATTACACCCATGTTGTTTTCTCCATCAGTTCGAGGTTGATAATCCTGGGGACGACCTTGGATTAATTGCTGCACCCAATTCAAAAAAGGAATCACCTCGAAGTAAGTCAGCGTTTCAATAAACCTACATAAGTTCCATTGAGAACGATTTTTATCAGCCACAATTGCGTCCTCATAATTAGCGTCTTGCTACATCATAACGATAGGTGGGGAGTGGAGAGAGAGGAATGGGGAGTACAAAATCAAATAGGAGTTGTGTCTTGCTGAGGCAGGTTAGGATACTTAAGTAGTTATGATTAATCCAATAAAAATTGACTTATGAGCCAACTGGAAAAAGCTCAAGCTGAGTATGCAGGTTTTATTCAAGAGTTTCAAAGTGCCATCATTAGTACTATCAGCGAACAAGGGATTCCCAATGGTAGTTATGCCCCTTTTGTGATAGATGATGCTAAAAATATCTATATTTATGTTAGTGGTCTTGCAGTACACACCAAAAATATTGAAGCGAATCCTCTCGTAAATGTTTTATTTGTTGATGATGAGGCAAAGACTAATCAAATATTTGCTCGTCGTCGCTTGAGTTTTGATTGTACAGCCACACTCATCGAACGTGAATCCCAGAAATGGAATCAAGTAGTTGATCAATTTCAAGAGCGTTTTGGTCAAATTATTGAAGTGTTACGTGGTTTGGCTGACTTCCGGATTTTTCAACTAACCCCCAAAGAAGGGCGTTTTGTCATTGGCTTTGGTGCAGCTTATCACATTAGTGGCGATCGCTTAGATACACTCGTCCCCATTACAGGCGATAAAGGATAGGGAAATTCAACATTATGCTTCAGTTTCAACCGCCTGGCTTTGGTCATAAAGTCGTACACACATCTTTGGGCGCAATGGTTTACTATACCCAAACTGCTGCACCTTGGTGGGATGATGACTCTGAAGATTTACCACCGCTATTGTTTCTCCATAATTTTGGTGGGGGAGCGTCTGCTTATGAATGGTCTAAAGTTTATCCGGCTTTTGCATCTACACACCGCATTCTTGCGCCTGATTTGATTGGCTGGGGAGAGTCTGCACATCCAGTCAGGGATTATGAGATTAGAGACTATCTTACAGCGATCGCAGAATTTATCAGCCAAACTTGTCAGCAACCAGTCAAGGTAGTCGCTTCTTCCTTAACGGCTGCTTTCACTATCCGTTTAGCAATTACTCAGCCAAACCTGTTTGATTCACTCTACTTGGTCTGTCCTTCTGGATTTGATGATTTTGGTCAAGGTGCTGGTCGCAGATTACCACTACCGATGATTAATACACCTTTATTAGATAATCTTATTTACGCCTTGGGCGCAGAGAACGAAATTGCTGTGAGGAATTTTCTGCAAAGTTTTTTATTCGCTCAACCACAACGGGTTTCCCAGGAAATGGTAGACGCTTATTTATATTCTGCACAACAACCCAACGCCAAGTTTGCTGCATTATCTTTTTTAAAAGGCGACCTTTACTTTGACCTGAGTTTATACATTCAACAATTGATAACGCCCACAGTTATCTTTTGGGGAGAAAAGGCACAATTTACCAGGATTGAGTTAGGGCAACGCTTGGCTAATTTAAATCCTCATGTAATTAGAAAATTTTATGCGATCGCTGATACAGGAATATTACCCCATTTAGAACAGCCGGAAATAATTATCGGCTTACTGCAACCATATATAAAAGTATGAGGTTTGAAAGGCTTCTGGTGTTCAGATACCAGACTTTTTAAACAGTCTGGTATCTATGACTGATGAGGAAACGCTATAGTGCCTCATTTCTATTCCTGATAAACTACAGAAAGTATTTGTAGCTTACGTATTTCTTCACGCACACTCATGAGAATTTTTCCGAGATGATTTTGTCCAGTTTTATCTGCTCCACAGCCCCAAAAATAGTCACAAGAGGAATCTTCTACTAAAATCTCATTACCTGTACTTAAGAGAATTTCTCTAATATCAGTATGAGTCAGAAATTTTTTCAGTACAGCTTCTCGCATAACTATAGTTTTGACTAAATCCCAATCTTGGCGAAGTTGACGACTGGTACATCGTCCTAAAGCAGCAGCTTCTTCTGGCGTTTTGCTCGCACGGATAGCGGGTATAATCGCCGCATCTACACTACCAACAAACTTTTGCGCTTGATAATAATGTTCCACTGTTAACCAGTAAGTCCCCTGAATTTCAATGCTATGGGGGGAAAAGTTAGAAAAACAGCCATAAGGCTGCCAAACCTTATAAAAGTAAATAGTCATTGAAAAATTGCTCTTTTTTATAGATATATAAATCTCTATTTCTATAATGCCTGTAGATGCTGGCAAGAAGTGAGCGGCTTGGGATTGAAAGCTATTATTTGTCTGAAGATAGAGGATATTTTCGGACAAAAATCATAATTTGGTGAAAACCCAGTTTGAGAGGTTGACAATGGAAGCAAATAGTGGTTTCTTGGGTAAGCATTTACCACTAATTTCTGCGGGAATTTTTTTAGGTTTGGGATTAGGAGGCTTTGTAGATGGTATTCTCCTGCATCAAATTCTCCAGTGGCATCATATGTTGAGCAGTATTCGACCCTTGACCACCAACTCTAATTTAGATTTAAACATGGTCTGGGACGGGTTGTTTCATGCTTTGGATTGGGTTTTGACTGTAATTGGGGTGGCATTATTATGGAGGGCTGGAGGACGTGATGATGTGGTGTGGTCATCACACACCTTTGGCGGTTCTTTGCTTGTGGGTGCGGGGTTATTCAATGTAGTAGAAGGAATAATTAATCACCAAATTCTCGGTATTCATCACGTAAAACCAGGGGTACATCAGTTAGCTTGGGATTTAGGATTCTTGGTTTTGGGAGCCTTGCTTGTCTTGGTAGGTGGGATGATGCTACAAAGGGGCAACACTGAAATTGGTGAGTAGTCAGTAGTTACATTCCTTAACTTTTTGTCCAGCGACTTATGTCCATAGATACCTTTGAAAAAAGCAGCTTGAATTGGCAGATCTCTCAGTTCCAACAACAAGTAGGAGAATGGCTAGAATACCAGTCATACCGCTTTGAGCAAGCATTACCGAATTGGGGTTCTGGCTGGAAACTTGCTCCGTGGGTGATTAATCTTTTGAGTGTTTTATCTTGGTCGTTACTGGTTTTATTTTTAACTGTAGTAATTTGGCGTTTATGGGTAGCATTCAGCCCTTATGTATTTTCGTGGCTAAATAACAGTGGTTATGCTCGAAACGAGGCGAAAAGACCGGCTCCAGATTTATCTGTGGCAAACTTGTTAGAGCGATCGCAAGTACTTTATCGTCAAGGTAATTATCGTGAGGCTTGTCGTTGTCTTTATTTAGCTATCTTGCAGCATTTGCATGACAGCAAAATCATTCTGCACAAACCTAGTCGTACCAATAGCGAATATCTGCAATTGCTACGTTTGTCTACAACTCCCATCCAACCTTATGAAACTGTGATTACTACTCACGAGCAATTATGTTTTGGCAATGCAGAGATTTTGCCAGAAAATTATGAACAGTGTCGGCAAGCCTACGGGGAGATTGTCCAGGAATGAAACGCTCAAATCGAGTTGCTTGGCTGGGTGCGATCGCTTTATGTGTAATGATTATACTGACTGTTATAGCTGCGCCTAATACACAAATTGA comes from the Nostoc sp. PCC 7120 = FACHB-418 genome and includes:
- a CDS encoding CIA30 family protein, which gives rise to MADKNRSQWNLCRFIETLTYFEVIPFLNWVQQLIQGRPQDYQPRTDGENNMGVILVAGATGGVGKRVVQKLRERGEKVRALVRDIDKARSILGDDVDLVVADITKPETLTPIVMANIQAVICCTAVRVQPVEGDTADRAKYYQGVKFYQPEIVGDTPENVEYQGVKNLVTAAANYLPATNEKLIFDFTHPSTELKNIWGALDDVVMGGVSASNIQLVENTALFAGNVSTANSGGFASVRTRNFEPPFNLSGYEGVELRVKGDGQRYKIFLRTETKWDGLGYSYSFDTVENTWINIRIPFAELVPVFRAKTVQDAPPIDSSRVSSFQLMLSKFEYDGALNPKFSAGVFALQMEFIKAYGGANTPKFVLVSSAGVTRPGRPGINLDEEPPAVRLNEQLGGILTWKLKGEDSLRASGIPYTIIRPCALTEEAGGKALIFEQGDNIRGKISREDVAELCIQALQQKRCNVTFEVKEGTNVAEAVDWQQLFVNLEPDR
- a CDS encoding HugZ family protein translates to MSQLEKAQAEYAGFIQEFQSAIISTISEQGIPNGSYAPFVIDDAKNIYIYVSGLAVHTKNIEANPLVNVLFVDDEAKTNQIFARRRLSFDCTATLIERESQKWNQVVDQFQERFGQIIEVLRGLADFRIFQLTPKEGRFVIGFGAAYHISGDRLDTLVPITGDKG
- a CDS encoding alpha/beta fold hydrolase, whose translation is MLQFQPPGFGHKVVHTSLGAMVYYTQTAAPWWDDDSEDLPPLLFLHNFGGGASAYEWSKVYPAFASTHRILAPDLIGWGESAHPVRDYEIRDYLTAIAEFISQTCQQPVKVVASSLTAAFTIRLAITQPNLFDSLYLVCPSGFDDFGQGAGRRLPLPMINTPLLDNLIYALGAENEIAVRNFLQSFLFAQPQRVSQEMVDAYLYSAQQPNAKFAALSFLKGDLYFDLSLYIQQLITPTVIFWGEKAQFTRIELGQRLANLNPHVIRKFYAIADTGILPHLEQPEIIIGLLQPYIKV
- a CDS encoding NADAR family protein, whose protein sequence is MTIYFYKVWQPYGCFSNFSPHSIEIQGTYWLTVEHYYQAQKFVGSVDAAIIPAIRASKTPEEAAALGRCTSRQLRQDWDLVKTIVMREAVLKKFLTHTDIREILLSTGNEILVEDSSCDYFWGCGADKTGQNHLGKILMSVREEIRKLQILSVVYQE
- a CDS encoding DUF2243 domain-containing protein, with translation MEANSGFLGKHLPLISAGIFLGLGLGGFVDGILLHQILQWHHMLSSIRPLTTNSNLDLNMVWDGLFHALDWVLTVIGVALLWRAGGRDDVVWSSHTFGGSLLVGAGLFNVVEGIINHQILGIHHVKPGVHQLAWDLGFLVLGALLVLVGGMMLQRGNTEIGE
- a CDS encoding DUF4129 domain-containing protein yields the protein MSIDTFEKSSLNWQISQFQQQVGEWLEYQSYRFEQALPNWGSGWKLAPWVINLLSVLSWSLLVLFLTVVIWRLWVAFSPYVFSWLNNSGYARNEAKRPAPDLSVANLLERSQVLYRQGNYREACRCLYLAILQHLHDSKIILHKPSRTNSEYLQLLRLSTTPIQPYETVITTHEQLCFGNAEILPENYEQCRQAYGEIVQE